The genomic segment CGCTACAGGAAAGAAGCCACCGGCAATCTGGATGAAGTGGCCATAGCCAGTATCCGCGACCGGCACGCCGCCCTCAAGGAACTGGACGAACGGCGCGGCGCGATTCTCGCCTCCCTCACGGAACGCAACCTGCTGACCGACGAATTGAACGCAAAAATTGCCGCCGCCGAAACCCTCTCGAAACTGGAAGACATCTATCTGCCGTTCCGGCCGAAACGCCGCACGCGCGCCACCGTCGCGCGCGAAAAAGGGCTGGACCCGCTGGCGCTGTTTCTGCTCGCGCAGGCAAACGCCGACCCGCAAACCGAAGCGCAAAAGTATATTAACGAGGAAAAAGAAGTGCAGACGGCAGAAGAAGCGCTGGCAGGAGCGCGCGATATAATCGCAGAAACCGTCAGTGAAACGGAAGAAG from the Elusimicrobiaceae bacterium genome contains:
- a CDS encoding Tex-like N-terminal domain-containing protein, coding for MTTAYSAKISGELAVSQQSVNAVLELMDAGSTIPFIARYRKEATGNLDEVAIASIRDRHAALKELDERRGAILASLTERNLLTDELNAKIAAAETLSKLEDIYLPFRPKRRTRATVAREKGLDPLALFLLAQANADPQTEAQKYINEEKEVQTAEEALAGARDIIAETVSETEEARARMRKLYFDKGEFVSRVITGKETEGAKFKDYFEWKEPVAKAPSHRVLAMRRGENEGILILRVT